In one Umezawaea sp. Da 62-37 genomic region, the following are encoded:
- the eccB gene encoding type VII secretion protein EccB, whose translation MASTPTTKSQVQAYRFVLRRMQSALVRRDAVMLHDPMRNHSRATLVGIVLGAVGMIGFLIWGLFSPDPQLDAETQIAISKETGQIYVVRQSPRVLIPMTNLASARLLLLQESSPDKGQTGSVSGGDAAAGSATAPAAVSGGEPKLVSEKALAKIPKGRLTGIPDGPDMMPAAQEDRIGAEWSVCDQLTLDQAAINPEATAKNKTTVLAGIAGGGKPLDGNKAVLVKAGADAKKAYLIYKRPDDSRFTSTSTVRAEVDLSDQKVVNALRLQGKVPRPISSGLLNTIQEVGKLQAPAIPGLGTQINYINGGVVVGDVLQATRTGEKTVYYVALDKGLQEVPTAVGDIIRFAYKGDVKPKEIDLSTVGTVVSQLDLGDFPTEVPAVLDANADNSVMCLSWRADNVGAENRSEHTEVTVAAVLPGAKDAVPVQINQAGATGEVVSQFIMAAGKAGVVRSSTSIQDYGSGPIHLITGRGVKYGIPDTLTSGALGLGKDGFMPAPESIVSLLPNGPQLNRNDASRSYDSIPSAPGVLPEDAAAKKAAGG comes from the coding sequence ATGGCATCAACACCCACCACCAAGTCACAGGTCCAGGCATACCGCTTCGTGCTGCGCCGGATGCAGTCGGCCCTGGTGCGCAGGGACGCGGTGATGCTGCACGACCCGATGCGGAACCACTCGCGGGCGACGCTCGTCGGCATCGTCCTCGGCGCGGTCGGCATGATCGGCTTCCTGATCTGGGGCCTGTTCTCGCCGGATCCGCAACTGGACGCGGAGACCCAGATCGCGATCTCCAAGGAGACCGGCCAGATCTACGTGGTGCGCCAGTCGCCCCGCGTGCTGATCCCGATGACCAACCTCGCGTCCGCGCGGCTCCTCCTGCTCCAGGAGTCGAGCCCGGACAAGGGCCAGACCGGCAGCGTCAGCGGCGGTGACGCGGCGGCGGGCTCGGCGACCGCCCCGGCCGCGGTCAGCGGCGGGGAACCCAAGCTGGTCAGCGAGAAGGCGCTCGCGAAGATCCCCAAGGGACGGTTGACCGGCATCCCGGACGGGCCGGACATGATGCCCGCCGCCCAGGAGGACCGGATCGGCGCGGAATGGTCGGTCTGCGACCAGCTGACCCTCGACCAGGCCGCGATCAACCCGGAGGCGACGGCCAAGAACAAGACCACGGTCCTCGCGGGCATCGCGGGCGGCGGGAAGCCGTTGGACGGCAACAAGGCCGTGCTCGTGAAGGCCGGCGCGGACGCGAAGAAGGCCTACCTGATCTACAAGCGGCCCGACGACAGCCGCTTCACGTCGACCAGCACGGTGCGGGCCGAGGTCGACCTCTCCGACCAGAAGGTCGTCAACGCGCTGCGCCTGCAGGGCAAGGTCCCCAGGCCCATCAGCTCCGGTCTGCTGAACACCATCCAGGAGGTGGGCAAGCTCCAGGCGCCCGCCATCCCCGGACTCGGCACGCAGATCAACTACATCAACGGCGGCGTCGTGGTCGGCGACGTGCTCCAGGCCACCCGCACCGGCGAGAAGACGGTCTACTACGTCGCGCTGGACAAGGGCTTGCAGGAGGTCCCGACCGCTGTCGGCGACATCATCCGGTTCGCCTACAAGGGCGACGTGAAGCCGAAGGAGATCGACCTCTCCACGGTGGGCACCGTCGTTTCGCAGCTCGACCTCGGCGACTTCCCCACCGAGGTGCCCGCGGTCCTCGACGCGAACGCGGACAACAGCGTGATGTGCCTGAGCTGGCGCGCCGACAACGTCGGCGCGGAGAACAGGTCCGAGCACACCGAGGTCACCGTCGCGGCCGTGCTCCCCGGAGCCAAGGACGCCGTGCCGGTGCAGATCAACCAGGCGGGCGCGACCGGCGAGGTCGTCAGCCAGTTCATCATGGCCGCGGGCAAGGCGGGCGTCGTCCGCAGCTCGACGTCCATCCAGGACTACGGCAGCGGCCCCATCCACCTGATCACCGGCCGGGGCGTCAAGTACGGCATCCCGGACACGCTCACCAGCGGCGCGCTCGGTCTCGGCAAGGACGGCTTCATGCCCGCGCCGGAGTCGATCGTGAGCCTGCTGCCCAACGGCCCGCAGCTCAACCGCAACGACGCCTCGCGCAGCTACGACTCGATCCCCAGCGCGCCGGGTGTGCTCCCCGAGGACGCGGCGGCGAAGAAGGCCGCGGGCGGCTGA
- the eccE gene encoding type VII secretion protein EccE → MSVTTPHPGPPNPGMARPSGPPPQGKPTAPPAALARPPVGRARRRAAGASLGSLPVANLVVLEVGVAIGLVLLTIDLGLVYVAGGIAFVALVVAFARRRGRWLTQWVGLTARYNFRSHSRTAKRDAPTEMKPPSEEEASVIGPDDPRVALLRLAVPDLVIARGQDHERRPLGLAWHQGAWTAVLLVDPAPGLISPVGSAPSLPLGALAPCLEDRGVVLDAISVIWHCYPGSAALPPGSPALASYMEVLGPLPAAARRTTWIAVRLDPKRCAAAIRERGGGVIGAHRALIGALSRVRNALESAGVTIRPLDPDELIRAGISAAELTAVAGGTGSVSLREKWSGVTAGGVGHASYAITSWPSKGMRDNLNSLTGVRALSSTLSMSISPSSEDGQVGLRGLVRVSARTQAELDKADSRLKTLSGKLDITLTPLRGLQVAGLAATLPLGGVA, encoded by the coding sequence ATGTCCGTGACCACTCCACATCCGGGCCCGCCCAACCCCGGCATGGCTCGCCCCTCGGGACCTCCTCCGCAGGGTAAGCCCACGGCGCCCCCCGCCGCCCTGGCGCGTCCCCCCGTGGGCCGGGCCCGGCGCCGCGCGGCGGGCGCGAGCCTGGGGTCCCTGCCGGTCGCCAACCTGGTCGTGCTGGAGGTCGGCGTCGCGATCGGCCTCGTCCTGCTCACGATCGACCTCGGCCTGGTGTACGTCGCAGGCGGCATCGCGTTCGTCGCGCTGGTCGTGGCGTTCGCGCGCAGGCGCGGCCGCTGGCTGACCCAGTGGGTCGGGCTGACGGCCCGCTACAACTTCCGCTCGCACAGCCGCACCGCCAAACGGGACGCCCCGACGGAGATGAAGCCGCCGTCGGAGGAGGAAGCCTCGGTCATCGGACCGGACGACCCCCGCGTCGCCCTGCTGCGGCTGGCCGTGCCGGACCTCGTCATCGCGCGCGGCCAGGACCACGAGCGCAGGCCGCTGGGCCTCGCGTGGCACCAGGGCGCGTGGACGGCCGTGCTGCTGGTCGACCCCGCTCCGGGGCTGATCTCGCCGGTCGGCAGCGCGCCGAGCCTCCCGCTGGGCGCGCTCGCCCCGTGCCTGGAGGACCGCGGCGTGGTGCTGGACGCCATCTCGGTCATCTGGCACTGCTACCCCGGCAGCGCCGCCCTGCCGCCCGGTTCGCCCGCGCTGGCGTCCTACATGGAGGTTCTCGGCCCGCTGCCCGCGGCGGCCAGGCGCACCACGTGGATCGCCGTGCGGCTCGACCCGAAGCGCTGCGCGGCCGCGATCAGGGAGCGCGGCGGCGGCGTCATCGGCGCGCACCGCGCTCTGATCGGCGCGCTGTCCCGCGTGCGCAACGCGCTGGAGTCCGCCGGTGTGACGATCCGCCCGCTCGACCCGGACGAGCTGATCCGCGCGGGCATCTCGGCCGCCGAGCTGACCGCGGTCGCGGGCGGCACGGGCAGCGTCTCGCTGCGCGAGAAGTGGTCCGGTGTCACGGCGGGTGGCGTTGGTCACGCCAGCTACGCGATCACCAGCTGGCCGTCGAAGGGCATGCGGGACAACCTGAACTCGCTGACCGGTGTGCGCGCGCTGTCCTCGACGCTGTCCATGTCCATCTCGCCGAGCAGCGAGGACGGCCAGGTCGGGCTGCGCGGCCTGGTCCGGGTCAGCGCCCGGACGCAGGCCGAACTGGACAAGGCCGACAGCAGGCTCAAGACGCTGAGCGGCAAGCTCGACATCACGCTCACCCCGTTGCGCGGCCTCCAGGTCGCGGGTCTCGCGGCGACGCTGCCGCTGGGAGGTGTGGCGTGA
- a CDS encoding S8 family serine peptidase yields the protein MGDVRESWARRAAVLGLATTTAVAITAALTGASAGAAPEGDIRGLNTAKALKDSYIVVLKGAGAADVSSTTASLSAKYDAKVKHTYQSAVRGFSASMTEQQARKLAADPAVAYVEQDSEVSVSDTQTPTTSWGIDRIDQHALPLDNSYTYPNSGEGVTAYIIDTGIRFSHSEFTGGRAVSGIDTVDNDADATDCAGHGTHVSGTVGGTKYGVAKAVKLVAVRVLNCAGSGTYEGVIAGIDWVTQNHLANPGPAVANMSLGGGANDTVDLAVTNSIAAGVTYGLAAGNSYGADACTTSPARTPNAITVGATERTDVKAVYSNIGTCLDIFGPGTDITSSWLTDDNASNTISGTSMATPHVVGAAAVYLATHPAATPAEVRDALVNGATAGAIPDPGTGSPNKLLFLVGGVTGPPPTGCTPQVNDTDVAIPDKGAGVTSSITISGCKNKASTTAKVEVHVKHTYRGDVELSLITPSGAVRMLKASNGNDTADDVNATYTLDLSTEIANGEWKLQAKDVYAQDTGSIDSWTLTI from the coding sequence ATGGGAGATGTTCGGGAATCTTGGGCCAGAAGGGCGGCCGTCCTCGGACTGGCCACCACCACCGCGGTGGCGATCACCGCGGCGCTGACCGGCGCATCGGCCGGCGCGGCCCCGGAGGGCGACATTCGCGGGCTGAACACCGCGAAGGCGTTGAAGGACAGCTACATCGTGGTTCTCAAGGGCGCAGGCGCCGCCGACGTCAGCTCGACGACCGCGAGCCTGAGCGCGAAGTACGACGCGAAGGTCAAGCACACCTACCAGAGCGCCGTCCGCGGCTTCTCGGCGTCGATGACCGAGCAGCAGGCCCGCAAGCTCGCCGCGGACCCGGCGGTCGCCTACGTGGAGCAGGACTCCGAGGTGAGCGTCTCCGACACGCAAACGCCCACAACGTCGTGGGGTATCGACCGAATCGACCAGCACGCGCTTCCGCTGGACAACTCCTACACGTACCCGAACAGCGGCGAAGGGGTGACGGCGTACATCATCGACACCGGCATCCGATTCAGCCACAGCGAGTTCACCGGTGGCCGTGCCGTTTCCGGTATCGACACCGTCGACAACGACGCCGACGCCACCGACTGCGCGGGACACGGCACGCACGTGTCCGGCACCGTCGGGGGCACGAAGTACGGCGTCGCCAAGGCCGTGAAGCTCGTCGCCGTCCGCGTGCTCAACTGCGCGGGCTCCGGCACCTACGAGGGCGTCATCGCGGGCATCGACTGGGTCACCCAGAACCACCTGGCCAACCCCGGCCCGGCGGTCGCCAACATGAGCCTCGGCGGTGGCGCGAACGACACCGTCGACCTCGCCGTGACGAACTCCATCGCGGCGGGCGTGACCTACGGCCTCGCGGCGGGCAACAGCTACGGCGCCGACGCCTGCACCACCTCGCCCGCGCGCACGCCGAACGCCATCACGGTCGGCGCGACCGAGCGGACCGACGTCAAGGCGGTGTACTCGAACATCGGCACCTGCCTGGACATCTTCGGACCCGGCACGGACATCACCTCGTCCTGGCTGACCGACGACAACGCCAGCAACACCATCAGCGGCACCTCGATGGCCACGCCCCACGTGGTCGGCGCGGCCGCGGTCTACCTGGCCACGCACCCGGCCGCCACGCCCGCGGAGGTCCGCGACGCGCTGGTGAACGGGGCCACGGCGGGCGCCATCCCGGATCCGGGCACCGGATCGCCGAACAAGCTGCTGTTCCTGGTCGGCGGCGTCACCGGCCCGCCGCCCACCGGCTGCACCCCGCAGGTCAACGACACCGACGTCGCGATCCCGGACAAGGGCGCGGGTGTGACCAGCTCGATCACGATCTCGGGGTGCAAGAACAAGGCGTCGACGACCGCGAAGGTGGAGGTGCACGTCAAGCACACCTACCGGGGGGACGTGGAGCTGTCGTTGATCACGCCCAGTGGGGCTGTGCGGATGTTGAAGGCGTCCAACGGGAACGACACGGCGGATGACGTGAACGCCACCTACACGCTGGACCTCTCCACCGAGATCGCCAATGGCGAGTGGAAGCTCCAGGCGAAGGACGTCTACGCACAGGACACCGGGTCCATCGACTCGTGGACGCTCACGATCTAG
- the truA gene encoding tRNA pseudouridine(38-40) synthase TruA gives MRLDLAYDGTDFSGWARQPGRRTVCGVLEDTLSMVLREDVRLTVAGRTDAGVHATGQVAHVDLPLTTDVDGLPKRLSRALPPDVRVFATRIVPTEFDARFSAMRRHYEYRVTDAVPGAHPLRRLDTLSWPRPLDLDALTEASALLLGEKDFCAFCRRREGATTIRELQRLDWVRADDAVLTARVSADAFCHSMVRSLVGALLAVGEGRKPPTWPASLLTSTERSSQVTVAPPHGLALVRVDYPPDTELAARSAITRNVRVLS, from the coding sequence GTGCGCCTGGACCTCGCCTACGACGGCACCGACTTCTCCGGCTGGGCCCGCCAGCCCGGCCGCCGCACGGTCTGCGGCGTCCTCGAGGACACCCTCTCCATGGTCCTGCGCGAGGACGTCCGCCTCACCGTGGCCGGCCGCACCGACGCCGGCGTGCACGCGACCGGCCAGGTGGCCCACGTCGACCTGCCACTGACCACGGACGTCGACGGCCTGCCGAAACGACTGTCCCGCGCACTCCCCCCGGACGTCCGGGTGTTCGCCACGCGCATCGTGCCCACCGAGTTCGACGCCAGGTTCTCCGCCATGCGCAGGCACTACGAGTACCGCGTCACCGACGCCGTCCCAGGCGCACACCCCCTCCGCCGCCTCGACACCCTCTCCTGGCCCCGCCCGCTGGACCTGGACGCGCTGACCGAGGCCTCCGCCCTGCTGCTCGGCGAAAAGGACTTCTGCGCCTTCTGCCGCCGCCGCGAGGGCGCCACCACCATCCGCGAACTGCAACGCCTCGACTGGGTACGCGCTGACGACGCCGTCCTCACCGCCCGCGTCTCCGCCGACGCGTTCTGCCACAGCATGGTCCGCAGCCTCGTAGGCGCCCTCCTGGCCGTCGGAGAGGGCCGCAAACCACCCACCTGGCCAGCTTCGCTGCTGACGTCCACCGAACGCTCCAGCCAGGTCACCGTCGCCCCACCCCACGGCCTGGCCCTGGTCCGCGTCGACTACCCACCCGACACCGAACTCGCCGCCCGCTCCGCCATCACCAGGAACGTCCGCGTCCTGAGCTGA
- the rplQ gene encoding 50S ribosomal protein L17: protein MPTPTKGPRLGGSPAHERLMLANLATALFTHGRITTTEAKAKRLRPYAEKLISKAKVGDLHNRREILKVIRDKDIVHKLFAEIGPFFVDRNGGYTRITKTLARKGDNAPMAVIELVQQKLVTTEAEAARKTKFAKDEKAAAPAAVESDEAEVVDQDADTPESATKDAAEAPAEGADEAPKAEDKAEDKAEDKAEDKAEDKKDES, encoded by the coding sequence ATGCCCACCCCCACTAAGGGACCCCGTCTCGGCGGGTCGCCGGCCCACGAGCGGCTCATGCTGGCCAACCTGGCCACCGCGCTGTTCACCCACGGCCGGATCACGACCACCGAGGCGAAGGCGAAGCGGCTGCGGCCGTACGCCGAGAAGCTGATCAGCAAGGCCAAGGTCGGTGACCTGCACAACCGTCGCGAGATCTTGAAGGTCATCCGCGACAAGGACATCGTCCACAAGCTGTTCGCGGAGATCGGTCCGTTCTTCGTCGACCGCAACGGTGGCTACACCCGCATCACGAAGACGCTGGCGCGCAAGGGCGACAACGCCCCCATGGCCGTCATCGAACTCGTGCAGCAGAAGCTGGTCACCACGGAGGCCGAGGCCGCCCGCAAGACCAAGTTCGCCAAGGACGAGAAGGCTGCCGCTCCGGCCGCCGTCGAGTCTGACGAGGCCGAGGTCGTGGACCAGGACGCCGACACGCCCGAGTCCGCCACCAAGGACGCCGCCGAAGCTCCCGCCGAGGGCGCTGACGAGGCCCCGAAGGCCGAGGACAAGGCCGAGGACAAGGCCGAGGACAAGGCCGAGGACAAGGCCGAGGACAAGAAGGACGAGTCCTGA
- a CDS encoding DNA-directed RNA polymerase subunit alpha, translated as MLISQRPSLGEESVNETRSRFVIEPLEPGFGYTLGNSIRRTLLSSIPGAAVTSIRIDGVLHEFTTVPGVKEDVTDVILNLKELVVSSEEDEPVTMYLRKQGPGAVTAGDIVPPAGVTVHNPDLHIATLNGKGKLEIELVVERGRGYVPAVQNKQAGAEIGRIPVDSIYSPVMKVTYKVEATRVEQRTDFDKLILDVETKPSITPRDAVASAGKTLVELFGLARELNIDAEGIEIGPSPAEADTIAAFAMPIEDLDLTVRSYNCLKREGIHTVGELVSRSEADLLDIRNFGAKSIDEVKMKLVGLGLALKDSPPGFDPSAAAADYPAEGWADGGVDTHDDGQDYAETEQL; from the coding sequence GTGCTTATTTCCCAGCGCCCCTCGCTCGGCGAGGAGTCCGTCAACGAGACCCGCTCCCGGTTCGTGATCGAGCCGCTCGAGCCGGGTTTCGGCTACACCCTCGGCAACTCCATCCGCCGCACCCTGCTCTCCTCGATCCCCGGCGCAGCCGTGACCAGCATCCGCATCGACGGCGTGCTGCACGAGTTCACCACCGTGCCCGGTGTCAAGGAGGACGTCACCGACGTGATCCTGAACCTCAAGGAGCTGGTCGTCAGCTCCGAGGAGGACGAGCCGGTGACCATGTACCTGCGCAAGCAGGGCCCTGGTGCGGTGACCGCAGGCGACATCGTGCCCCCGGCCGGTGTCACCGTGCACAACCCCGACCTGCACATCGCCACCCTGAACGGCAAGGGCAAGCTGGAGATCGAGCTCGTCGTCGAGCGCGGTCGCGGCTACGTCCCCGCCGTCCAGAACAAGCAGGCCGGCGCCGAGATCGGCCGGATCCCGGTTGACTCGATCTACTCGCCCGTCATGAAGGTGACCTACAAGGTCGAGGCCACCCGTGTCGAGCAGCGCACCGACTTCGACAAGCTGATCCTCGACGTGGAGACCAAGCCCTCCATCACGCCGAGGGACGCCGTCGCGTCCGCGGGCAAGACCCTGGTCGAGCTGTTCGGTCTCGCTCGCGAGCTGAACATCGACGCCGAGGGCATCGAGATCGGCCCCTCGCCCGCCGAGGCGGACACCATCGCGGCGTTCGCGATGCCGATCGAGGACCTCGACCTCACCGTGCGGTCGTACAACTGCCTCAAGCGCGAAGGCATCCACACGGTCGGCGAACTGGTCTCGCGCAGCGAGGCGGACTTGCTGGACATTCGCAACTTCGGTGCCAAGTCGATCGACGAGGTCAAGATGAAGCTCGTCGGTCTCGGCCTGGCCCTGAAGGACAGCCCCCCTGGGTTCGACCCGTCCGCCGCCGCTGCCGACTACCCGGCAGAGGGCTGGGCGGACGGCGGCGTGGACACCCACGACGACGGTCAGGACTACGCGGAGACCGAGCAGCTCTGA
- the rpsD gene encoding 30S ribosomal protein S4 translates to MARYTGPATRISRRLKVDLVGGDQAFERRPYPPGQHGRGRIKESEYLLQLQEKQKARYTYGVLEKQFRRYYEEAVRRPGKTGENLLRILETRLDNVVYRAGLARTRRMARQLVAHGHFIVNGQKVNIPSFRVSKFDIIDVKPKSLPTLPFEVAKATFGDRPIPGWLQVVPSTLRILVHQVPERAQIDTPVTEQLIVELYSK, encoded by the coding sequence ATGGCTCGCTATACGGGACCAGCAACGCGAATCTCGCGCCGTCTCAAGGTCGACCTCGTCGGCGGGGACCAGGCGTTCGAGCGTCGTCCTTACCCGCCCGGCCAGCACGGCCGCGGTCGGATCAAGGAGTCCGAGTACCTGCTTCAGCTCCAGGAGAAGCAGAAGGCTCGTTACACCTACGGCGTGCTGGAGAAGCAGTTCCGCCGCTACTACGAGGAAGCGGTTCGCCGTCCGGGCAAGACCGGCGAGAACCTGCTGCGCATCCTCGAGACCCGCCTCGACAACGTGGTGTACCGGGCCGGTCTGGCCCGCACCCGTCGGATGGCCCGCCAGCTCGTCGCTCACGGTCACTTCATCGTGAACGGCCAGAAGGTCAACATCCCGAGCTTCCGGGTGTCGAAGTTCGACATCATCGACGTGAAGCCGAAGTCGCTGCCGACGCTGCCCTTCGAGGTCGCCAAGGCCACCTTCGGTGACCGTCCGATCCCCGGTTGGCTACAGGTCGTCCCCTCGACCCTGCGGATCCTGGTCCACCAGGTTCCGGAGCGGGCGCAGATCGACACGCCGGTGACCGAACAGCTCATCGTCGAGCTCTACTCGAAGTGA
- the rpsK gene encoding 30S ribosomal protein S11, which yields MPPKSRTGAGVKKVRRKEKKNISHGQAHIKSTFNNTIVSITDPTGNVIAWASAGHVGFKGSRKSTPFAAQMAAESAARKAAEHGMRKVDVFVKGPGSGRETAIRSLQAAGLEVGTIQDVTPQPHNGCRPPKRRRV from the coding sequence GTGCCACCCAAGTCCCGCACGGGCGCCGGGGTCAAGAAAGTCCGGCGCAAGGAAAAGAAGAACATCTCGCACGGCCAGGCCCACATCAAGAGCACGTTCAACAACACGATCGTGTCGATCACCGACCCGACCGGGAACGTCATCGCCTGGGCGTCTGCCGGACACGTCGGCTTCAAGGGCTCTCGCAAGTCCACGCCGTTCGCCGCGCAGATGGCTGCTGAGAGCGCTGCCCGCAAGGCCGCTGAGCACGGCATGCGCAAGGTGGACGTCTTCGTGAAGGGTCCTGGCTCCGGCCGGGAGACCGCGATCCGTTCACTGCAGGCCGCAGGCCTCGAGGTCGGCACCATTCAAGACGTGACCCCGCAGCCCCACAACGGCTGCCGCCCGCCCAAGCGGCGCCGGGTCTGA
- the rpsM gene encoding 30S ribosomal protein S13, translating to MARLAGVDLPRDKRMEIALTYIFGIGRTRSKELLTATEISFDLRVKDLGDDDLAKLREYIEEHFKVEGDLRREVQADIRRKMEIGCYEGIRHRRNLPVRGQRTKTNARTRKGPKKTVAGKKKAGKK from the coding sequence ATGGCACGACTCGCTGGCGTCGACCTCCCCCGCGACAAGCGGATGGAGATCGCGCTGACCTACATCTTCGGTATCGGCCGCACGCGCTCGAAGGAGCTGCTGACCGCTACCGAGATCAGCTTTGACCTCCGGGTCAAGGACCTCGGTGACGATGACCTCGCGAAGCTGCGCGAGTACATCGAAGAGCACTTCAAGGTTGAGGGCGACCTCCGCCGCGAGGTTCAGGCCGACATCCGCCGGAAGATGGAAATCGGCTGCTACGAGGGTATCCGCCACCGTCGCAACCTGCCCGTCCGCGGGCAGCGCACCAAGACGAACGCGCGTACCCGCAAGGGGCCGAAGAAGACCGTCGCCGGCAAGAAGAAGGCCGGAAAGAAGTAA
- the rpmJ gene encoding 50S ribosomal protein L36 has protein sequence MKVQPSVKKICDKCKVIRRHGRVMVICENLRHKQRQG, from the coding sequence GTGAAGGTTCAGCCGAGCGTCAAGAAGATCTGCGACAAGTGCAAGGTGATCCGCCGTCACGGTCGGGTCATGGTGATCTGCGAGAACCTGCGTCACAAGCAGCGTCAGGGCTGA
- the infA gene encoding translation initiation factor IF-1 → MGKKDGAIEVEGRVVEPLPNAMFRVELENGHKVLAHISGKMRQHYIRILPEDRVVVELSPYDLSRGRIVYRYK, encoded by the coding sequence ATGGGCAAGAAGGACGGGGCCATTGAGGTCGAGGGCCGCGTAGTCGAGCCGCTCCCCAACGCGATGTTCCGAGTCGAGTTGGAGAACGGTCACAAGGTCCTGGCACACATCAGCGGCAAGATGCGTCAGCACTACATCCGAATCCTCCCAGAGGACCGGGTTGTCGTGGAGCTCTCGCCCTACGACCTGTCCCGAGGGCGCATCGTCTACCGCTACAAGTGA
- a CDS encoding DUF1707 domain-containing protein, whose amino-acid sequence MGLLLSVWLLLLSAWWLYGVVVAFVRSSVRLGGTGGSPMFWGLQVGQAWWVTEDTPTMRAADNDREAVVEQLARAQAEGRLNIAEFDERVRLVWLAQTYAELAALTADLPPDRPIVPVLTRQSMPVYEHQAYRPDAYAHATQQVELREPGKFAVFFFRAWVAASMINFVIWGLVVVTNLEWVHPWWIWVAGPWGALVLANRVTRFGLPR is encoded by the coding sequence TTGGGGCTGCTGCTGTCTGTGTGGCTGCTGCTGCTGTCCGCGTGGTGGCTTTATGGTGTGGTCGTGGCGTTTGTTCGCTCGTCCGTCCGTCTGGGTGGGACGGGGGGTAGCCCCATGTTCTGGGGGCTTCAGGTGGGGCAGGCTTGGTGGGTGACTGAGGACACGCCGACGATGAGGGCCGCTGACAACGATCGCGAGGCGGTCGTCGAGCAGTTGGCGCGTGCACAGGCCGAGGGGCGGTTGAACATCGCTGAGTTCGACGAGCGGGTTCGGCTTGTCTGGCTGGCGCAAACCTATGCGGAGCTGGCGGCGCTGACGGCCGACCTGCCGCCGGACCGGCCGATCGTGCCGGTCCTGACCAGGCAGTCCATGCCGGTCTACGAGCACCAGGCGTATCGGCCGGACGCGTACGCGCACGCGACCCAGCAGGTGGAGCTGCGGGAGCCGGGGAAGTTCGCGGTGTTCTTCTTCCGGGCCTGGGTGGCCGCAAGTATGATCAACTTCGTCATCTGGGGGTTGGTCGTCGTCACCAACCTGGAGTGGGTCCACCCCTGGTGGATCTGGGTCGCGGGGCCCTGGGGGGCGCTGGTGCTGGCGAACCGGGTGACCCGATTTGGGTTGCCGCGCTGA
- the map gene encoding type I methionyl aminopeptidase, with product MIEIKSRGELEAMRAAGLVVARTLALVSSHAKAGVSTAELDELAEQNIRDAGAVPSFKGYHGFPASICASVNEQVVHGIPSRTQVLVEGDLISIDCGAILDGWHGDSALTVAIGEVTPAELLLSEATRTSMLAGIEAAVAGGKLSDISFAIESETIAAGERDGIEYGIVEGYGGHGIGTKMHMDPFLPNYGKPGKGPRLKPGMAIAIEPMLTLGSEQTAELDDGWTVVTTDKSRAAHWEHSIAITEDGPWVLTALE from the coding sequence ATGATCGAGATCAAGTCCCGAGGCGAGCTGGAGGCCATGCGCGCCGCCGGCCTCGTCGTGGCCCGCACGCTCGCCCTGGTGTCCTCGCACGCCAAGGCGGGCGTGAGCACGGCCGAACTCGACGAACTCGCCGAGCAGAACATCCGCGACGCCGGCGCCGTGCCGTCCTTCAAGGGCTACCACGGCTTCCCGGCGAGCATCTGCGCGTCGGTCAACGAGCAGGTGGTCCACGGCATCCCCAGTCGCACGCAGGTGCTCGTCGAGGGCGATCTCATCTCCATCGACTGCGGCGCCATCCTCGACGGCTGGCACGGCGACTCGGCCCTCACCGTCGCCATCGGCGAGGTGACGCCCGCGGAGTTGCTGCTGTCGGAGGCGACTCGGACGTCGATGCTCGCGGGTATCGAGGCGGCTGTCGCGGGCGGCAAGCTCAGCGACATCTCGTTCGCCATCGAGTCGGAGACGATCGCGGCGGGGGAGCGGGACGGGATCGAGTACGGGATCGTCGAGGGGTACGGGGGGCATGGCATCGGCACGAAGATGCACATGGACCCGTTCCTGCCGAACTACGGGAAACCGGGCAAGGGTCCACGGCTGAAGCCGGGGATGGCGATCGCGATCGAGCCGATGCTGACGCTGGGGAGCGAGCAGACGGCGGAGCTGGACGACGGGTGGACCGTGGTGACGACGGACAAGTCGCGGGCGGCGCACTGGGAGCACAGCATCGCGATCACGGAGGACGGGCCTTGGGTGCTCACGGCGCTTGAGTGA